In Juglans regia cultivar Chandler chromosome 5, Walnut 2.0, whole genome shotgun sequence, the following are encoded in one genomic region:
- the LOC109007344 gene encoding pentatricopeptide repeat-containing protein At4g28010 has protein sequence MKALLNPRHKFYTSSTTYAVTAYFQLFSSMVTLTSHTDIDTRLRSLCEKPNSQFSEAVSLFHHAVDSCLLPSGSTCNFLVDMLARSKNFELVFSVYKKMTHVGVSPSFLSLSGLIDCFVSRHKPEFALGVVGLIVKGGYRVNVYVMNLILKGLCLNGEVGKAMVIFREMGRNCVLPDIFSYNVLINGLCKAKKLEEAVSMFFEMGSADCHPNLATYTILVDGLCKDGRVDEALGLWEEMKEKGLDTDVIVYSALISGLCYKGSFDRGKEVFEEMLTKGILPSVVTYSPLIHKLCKMGRWEETTAMLNDMTERGIHPDVVTYTGLIDGLCKNGRATKAMDILDIMQKKGVEPSTATYNVIINGLCKEGPVSGAFKILEMMTKAGKKPDAVTYNTMMTRLCNDGKVDEAMELLKLMLIGESFVEPDVRTFNLLIQGFYKEGRLDEAVAIYHTMLERGISGNMVTYNILIGGYLQAGMVGKAMEIWKDVLNLGFFPNSFTYSIMINGFCKMHMLSVAKGLFCKMKTCGLRPMPIDYNTLMASLCKEGSLEQAKGLFQEMRNVTHGPDVVSFNTIIDGTLKAGDFQSAKELLMDMHEMGLAPDHLTFFTLINRFSKLGQLDEAKSVLERMIANGLTPDTFVYDSLLKGFASKGETKEIIDLLYQMADKGVVLDSEIISTILTCLCNLSKDLDVMDILPKFSQETSKGASISCDEFLSKLNKSYPELKLCAA, from the coding sequence ATGAAAGCACTATTAAATCCGCGACACAAGTTTTATACTTCCTCTACCACCTACGCTGTCACTGCCTACTTCCAGCTCTTCTCTTCCATGGTAACTCTCACTTCACACACTGACATAGATACCCGATTGAGGTCCCTTTGTGAAAAACCCAATTCTCAATTCTCCGAGGCTGTTTCCCTCTTTCATCATGCCGTGGATTCTTGCCTCTTGCCTTCTGGGTCAACCTGCAATTTTCTCGTTGATATGCTTGCAAGGTcgaaaaattttgaattggtCTTTTCTGTTTATAAGAAGATGACCCATGTTGGTGTTTCACCGAGTTTTCTATCATTGAGTGGTTTAATTGATTGTTTTGTGAGTAGGCATAAGCCCGAATTTGCACTTGGGGTTGTAGGGTTGATTGTGAAGGGTGGTTATAGGGTTAATGTGTATGTTATGAACCTTATATTAAAGGGTTTGTGTCTAAATGGTGAGGTTGGGAAGGCAATGGTCATATTCCGAGAAATGGGAAGAAATTGTGTACTGCCGGATATTTTTAGTTACAATGTTCTTATAAATGGGCTCTGCAAGGCGAAGAAATTGGAAGAAGCAGTAAGTATGTTTTTTGAGATGGGGTCAGCAGATTGTCACCCGAATTTGGCGACATACACCATCTTGGTGGATGGTCTTTGTAAGGATGGTAGAGTTGATGAGGCACTGGGTTTGTGGGAGGAGATGAAGGAGAAAGGTTTGGATACAGATGTTATTGTGTACAGTGCCCTTATAAGTGGCCTTTGTTACAAAGGAAGTTTTGATAGAGGGAAAGAAGTTTTTGAGGAAATGCTGACGAAGGGAATTCTCCCGAGTGTAGTCACCTATAGTCCTTTGATACATAAGCTTTGTAAGATGGGGCGATGGGAGGAAACCACCGCAATGCTAAATGATATGACAGAGCGTGGAATTCACCCTGATGTTGTTACTTATACAGGGTTAATTGATGGGCTTTGCAAAAATGGGAGGGCTACTAAAGCCATGGATATCTTGGATATCATGCAGAAGAAGGGTGTAGAGCCCAGTACTGCAACCtataatgttattattaatGGACTATGCAAGGAAGGCCCAGTCAGTGGGGCTTTCAAAATATTGGAAATGATGACTAAGGCAGGGAAAAAGCCTGATGCGGTTACTTACAATACAATGATGACAAGACTTTGCAATGATGGAAAGGTTGATGAGGCAATGGAACTCTTAAAGTTAATGTTAATTGGCGAGAGCTTTGTTGAACCAGATGTTAGGacatttaatttgttaattcaAGGATTCTACAAGGAAGGCCGCCTTGATGAAGCTGTGGCAATATATCATACAATGCTTGAACGGGGGATATCTGGTAACATGGTAACTTATAACATTTTGATTGGTGGGTATCTACAGGCAGGAATGGTAGGCAAAGCCATGGAAATCTGGAAAGATGTGCTAAACTTGGGGTTTTTTCCAAACTCATTTACCTATAGTATTATGATTAATGGATTCTGCAAAATGCATATGCTTAGTGTTGCTAAAGGACTTTTCTGTAAAATGAAAACTTGTGGACTTAGACCTATGCCGATTGATTACAATACGTTGATGGCATCATTGTGTAAGGAGGGTAGTTTGGAGCAAGCTAAAGGACTTTTTCAGGAAATGAGAAATGTAACTCATGGACCAGATGTGGTATCATTTAACACTATAATTGATGGAACTCTCAAAGCTGGAGATTTTCAATCTGCTAAGGAACTGTTAATGGACATGCATGAAATGGGTTTAGCTCCTGATCATTTGACCTTCTTCACgctaataaatagattttcaaaACTTGGTCAACTGGATGAAGCTAAAAGTGTTTTAGAGAGAATGATAGCTAATGGTTTAACACCAGACACCTTTGTGTATGATTCTTTACTGAAGGGCTTTGCTTCAAAGGGTGAAACCAAAGAAATCATTGACCTGCTTTATCAAATGGCAGATAAGGGTGTAGTACTTGACTCGGAAATAATATCTACCATCTTGACATGCCTATGCAATCTCTCCAAAGATCTTGATGTTATGGATATTCTGCCAAAATTTTCCCAAGAAACATCAAAAGGAGCGAGCATTTCATGTGATGAATTTTTATCAAAACTGAATAAGTCTTACCCGGAACTTAAATTATGTGCTGCATGA